Proteins from a single region of Amblyomma americanum isolate KBUSLIRL-KWMA chromosome 10, ASM5285725v1, whole genome shotgun sequence:
- the LOC144106512 gene encoding putative lysosomal cobalamin transporter has product MAIPNDVLLAAWAPFGVACLLCLLVSLAYLWALSLVCDREPLAVACSTITLVASLAIAILRPADVSLMSAMKGDDGTFLPWAVNLSERQVVQSQVQLAYYVLYGLLAFLVIVVLPFAYMFLESEDNEELFMLQRVVSALKYIGLILVSAGIVLTVGDLIPMRPPPLSNSTGWYKVRFLVDELAASRDEDSLCFLLSLFTLFGMGLLIVYTGYGLSALPLRLMLGKRCAVLKASGSLNSLSLLETGSSRQHTPSSEQQLQDTVQEAVPRWHHTAVVEGQLHHTEEASSSWKHAAHLEVWLQDSEDDAGPRCQCTAASGVWLQNMAQQARPSWRHVVPREEWLRGMEAEAFLNWSHTASVEEQLPDEMWELHVEDLRREGCLYRLCFLPRPLQVVLGIVSALLGLLLWLSLLLSNLDKAMHSLGHRMGYLLPHPTLPNPLDMALVWLRRLSYSSLDFALMLALLLLLVACTIYGLQHIGICCLFVRMYRLDLGLARPRALLLLCFTLVFVVLALDVLVYSVCPQYATYGSQHFQSISGTQPCDGYAPPEECIMSRSSALLVRYFFKAWIFGAAYYWATWLFLGSTVVSFIIVMARCRQSSAETNSYERESDESGSDESEDDESKPFTRASSVSMIRYYTAEPQVAPNLSV; this is encoded by the exons ATGGCGATTCCTAACGATGTCCTCTTGGCGGCATGGGCGCCGTTCGGCGTCGCCTGTCTG TTGTGTCTGCTGGTGTCACTGGCATACCTGTGGGCGCTGAGCTTGGTCTGCGATCGGGAGCCCCTCGCCGTGGCGTGCAGCACCATCACACTGGTGGCTAGCCTGGCCATAGCCATACTTCGGCCGGCTGACGTCTCCCTCATGTCAGCCATGAAAGGCGACGATGGGACCTTTCTGCCTTGGGCAGTAAACTTATCGGAGCGGCAGGTGGTGCAATCCCAAGTTCAGCTGGCCTACTACG TGCTGTATGGACTGCTGGCATTTCTTGTGATTGTGGTGCTGCCCTTCGCCTACATGTTTCTGGAATCGGAGGACAACGAGGAACTTTTCATG TTGCAGAGGGTGGTGTCAGCGCTCAAGTACATCGGCCTCATCCTTGTTTCTGCTGGCATAGTGCTCACTGTTGG GGACCTGATTCCCATGCGACCGCCTCCACTGAGCAACAGCACAGGGTGGTATAAAGTTCGCTTCCTGGTCGATGAGCTAGCCGCCAGCC GTGATGAAGACTCTTTGTGCTTTCTGCTTTCGCTGTTCACGCTGTTTGGCATGGGTCTTCTCATCGTTTACACG GGTTATGGTCTGTCGGCCCTGCCACTGCGGCTTATGCTGGGCAAACGATGCGCAGTCCTGAAGGCATCTGGTTCCTTGAACTCCTTGTCGCTGCTTGAGACTGGTTCAAGCCGGCAGCACACTCCCTCATCAGAGCAGCAGCTGCAAGACACAGTACAAGAGGCTGTTCCAAGGTGGCATCACACAGCCGTTGTGGAAGGTCAGCTGCACCACACGGAAGAGGCTAGTTCAAGCTGGAAGCATGCTGCCCACCTGGAGGTGTGGTTGCAAGACTCTGAAGACGATGCTGGTCCAAGGTGTCAGTGCACTGCTGCTTCGGGGGTGTGGCTGCAAAACATGGCACAACAGGCTAGACCAAGCTGGCGGCATGTTGTCCCTCGAGAGGAGTGGCTGCGAGGCATGGAAGCAGAGGCTTTTCTAAACTGGTCACACACTGCCTCTGTGGAAGAGCAGCTGCCAGATGAGATGTGGGAGCTCCACGTAGAGGATCTGCGTAGAGAAGGCTGCCTATACAGGCTCTGTTTCCTTCCCCGGCCTCTACAG GTGGTGCTTGGCATAGTCTCTGCTCTGCTTGGTCTGCTGCTCTGGTTGTCCCTGCTGCTGTCCAA tttggACAAAGCGATGCACTCCCTGGGCCACCGCATGGGCTACCTGCTTCCCCACCCGACATTGCCCAACCCGCTGGACATGGCTCTGGTGTGGCTGCGGCGCTTGAGTTACTCCTCACTAGACTTTGCGCTCATGCTGGCCCTGCTGCTTCTCTTGGTGGCATGCACCATATATGGCCTGCAGCACATTGGCATCTGCTGCCTCTTTGTCAGG ATGTACCGCCTGGACCTGGGCCTAGCACGGCCTCgggcactgctgctgctgtgctttaCTCTGGTATTTGTGGTGCTGGCCCTTGACGTGTTGGTCTACTCGGTCTGCCCCCAGTACGCCACCTATGGATCACAGCATTTCCAG AGTATCAGTGGCACACAGCCTTGTGATGGATACGCACCACCTG AGGAGTGCATTATGAGCCGAAGCAGCGCCCTGCTGGTTCGTTACTTCTTCAAGGCTTGGATCTTTGGTGCTGCCTACTACTGGGCCACTTGGCTCTTCCTGGGG AGCACAGTGGTGTCCTTCATCATTGTGATGGCCCGCTGTCGGCAGTCATCGGCTGAGACCAACTCCTACGAACGGGAGAGCGACGAAAGCGGGAGTGACGAAAGTGAAGATGATGAAAGCAAGCCGTTCACCCGTGCTTCTTCTGTGTCCATGATTCGTTACTACACAGCTGAACCACAGGTAGCTCCAAATCTATCTGTGTGA